One window of Anaerolineales bacterium genomic DNA carries:
- a CDS encoding hemolysin III family protein, whose protein sequence is MLKKLREPVNSLTHWAGAVLALIGLIALLIVGWSTPAKIISLAIYGVSLVFLFSASATYHMVQVKDKALEIFRKVDHAAIYVLIAGTYTPFCVNAFDGFWKWGMLGIIWTLAVIGIVVKIFIIRAPRWLNAGIYIVMGWLSMTAIGEMLNALPAWVLVWMLIGGVTYTLGAVVYITKIFNFKPGVFGFHEVWHIFVLLAALAHFIAVMGVAIY, encoded by the coding sequence ATGCTCAAGAAATTACGCGAACCCGTCAACAGCCTTACGCATTGGGCGGGAGCGGTCCTCGCCCTCATCGGGCTGATCGCCCTGCTCATCGTCGGGTGGAGCACGCCCGCCAAGATCATTTCACTCGCCATCTATGGAGTCAGTTTGGTCTTTTTGTTCTCCGCCAGCGCCACCTATCACATGGTGCAAGTCAAGGACAAGGCGTTGGAGATCTTCCGCAAGGTGGACCACGCCGCCATTTACGTTTTGATCGCCGGAACCTATACTCCCTTTTGTGTCAACGCTTTCGACGGTTTCTGGAAGTGGGGCATGCTGGGCATCATCTGGACCCTCGCCGTCATCGGTATCGTCGTCAAAATATTCATCATCCGCGCGCCGCGCTGGCTCAACGCGGGCATCTACATCGTGATGGGCTGGTTGAGCATGACGGCCATCGGCGAGATGTTGAACGCGCTTCCCGCCTGGGTGCTGGTCTGGATGCTCATCGGCGGCGTCACCTACACCCTGGGCGCGGTTGTGTACATCACCAAGATCTTCAACTTCAAACCCGGCGTCTTCGGCTTCCATGAAGTCTGGCACATTTTTGTTTTGCTCGCCGCGCTGGCGCATTTCATTGCCGTGATGGGCGTGGCAATTTATTAA
- a CDS encoding CHAT domain-containing protein: MSIRNHRDFVIYTDSINDSKPDTKGRPGKFSLRIFDSPVGEGEHDEEVAVGDWDQLEKWRKNLADRQITRKDFEKLTQRLGEIILPPYARQLYQSSLARLQEGDGLRIRLRLLQELAFLPWEYALVKLHDGEIVPEDHWALDFRISIVRHEAISVPAASFRASPNRRVIIAMASPEPYEKYPRLDLENEQTAIKGKLREINGVKAEYHPDFDLENDELGVTQDTIQKALRDSADIFHFSGHGIFRDGGNQGQGHGALILADENNKAEEVQAEILSGLLAEGHIRLVVLDACESGERDRFLQWSSVAMALLRGGIPAVVAMQYSIYDDLTKLFATKLYEYLVAGLTIDEAVTQARKAIHREDPRQRDWGAPVLYLRNSGGNIFPPVTDEQARLEAEKISERDTALSEVLMRWVQMKAPANPLQLQTLKLGGDSLSLGPLDAVLLLHSAIETDQETAHWVRQLRRVGLKWLESIQKMSFLEPDEEIGLAEKSLGLDFLSDNPSPKNEISPLAWIAAGHSNSSTSQTAALALLAVHPDIVFSKIQEALLELKNNAFRRQRRAMLLGALAEADAEFANHLPQKLDQYPDRAGVWWWRARKHIHRNRAQINRWVFGGAIGAGLSLAIYRAFLAIFNAQPMGTEFAINSYWGFIIGLGLLFGMVLAVPLRLMDFQEPSAASIHPSRGLSILLGALGFCLANGFVAWLNGIGLSAGTFLRFLAAAFLAGLGLNLGLMDQPQAGWRLGKLNWGKRLILTSVLLALIQAPVLVEAMTGPDGTYILDNAQWLASSVIEPGEAISNKYSLYPALRAAFDQNIPIETGKACFDGSASAGLFVNCFEQWWSILDAALVGVVLVVGITVGLHFPQTELGAAWRKLMTRLGLAG; this comes from the coding sequence ATGTCCATCCGCAACCATCGCGACTTCGTCATCTACACCGACTCCATCAACGACAGCAAACCAGACACAAAGGGAAGGCCGGGTAAATTCTCTTTGCGGATTTTCGACTCGCCAGTGGGAGAAGGGGAACACGATGAGGAAGTTGCCGTCGGGGATTGGGATCAACTCGAAAAGTGGCGAAAGAATCTAGCAGACAGGCAAATCACCCGCAAAGATTTCGAGAAACTCACCCAGCGGTTGGGAGAAATCATCCTGCCTCCCTATGCGCGCCAGTTGTATCAAAGCAGTCTTGCCCGGTTGCAGGAAGGTGATGGACTTCGAATACGCCTGCGGCTCTTGCAGGAACTTGCTTTCCTGCCTTGGGAATATGCCCTGGTAAAACTACATGATGGCGAAATCGTCCCTGAGGACCATTGGGCATTGGATTTTCGCATCTCCATCGTCCGGCATGAAGCAATCTCGGTTCCTGCCGCGTCTTTTCGTGCCAGCCCCAATCGACGAGTGATTATCGCTATGGCCAGCCCGGAACCTTACGAGAAATACCCCAGACTCGACCTGGAAAATGAGCAAACTGCCATTAAGGGGAAACTGCGCGAGATCAATGGCGTCAAAGCCGAGTATCACCCCGATTTTGATCTGGAAAACGATGAACTGGGAGTCACGCAGGATACCATTCAGAAAGCCTTGCGAGATTCTGCAGATATATTCCATTTCAGCGGTCACGGAATTTTCAGGGACGGCGGCAACCAGGGACAGGGGCACGGAGCATTAATCCTTGCCGATGAGAATAACAAGGCGGAGGAAGTTCAAGCGGAAATCCTAAGCGGATTGCTGGCAGAGGGTCACATTCGTTTGGTCGTGCTGGATGCCTGCGAATCCGGCGAACGCGATCGCTTCCTGCAATGGAGCAGTGTTGCAATGGCTTTGTTACGAGGTGGAATTCCTGCCGTTGTTGCAATGCAATATTCGATTTATGACGATCTCACAAAATTGTTCGCCACCAAACTGTACGAATATCTCGTCGCGGGGCTTACCATTGACGAAGCAGTCACTCAGGCTCGCAAGGCTATCCACCGCGAAGACCCAAGGCAACGGGATTGGGGCGCGCCAGTGCTTTACCTGCGGAATTCGGGCGGAAATATTTTCCCGCCAGTAACCGATGAACAGGCGCGGCTGGAAGCGGAAAAAATATCCGAAAGGGATACCGCCTTGAGCGAAGTTTTGATGCGATGGGTACAGATGAAAGCCCCGGCCAACCCGCTTCAATTACAGACTTTGAAACTGGGTGGTGATTCTTTGAGCCTTGGCCCGCTGGATGCCGTTCTACTGCTCCATTCCGCCATCGAAACAGATCAGGAGACTGCGCATTGGGTGCGGCAACTTCGCAGGGTGGGTTTGAAATGGCTGGAATCGATTCAGAAAATGTCATTCCTTGAACCTGATGAGGAGATCGGGCTGGCGGAAAAATCATTGGGGTTGGATTTTTTATCCGACAACCCATCGCCGAAGAATGAAATCAGCCCTCTGGCGTGGATAGCAGCAGGCCATTCGAATTCGTCGACGAGTCAGACAGCCGCATTAGCATTACTCGCGGTGCATCCGGATATCGTCTTTTCGAAAATTCAAGAGGCGCTTCTCGAACTCAAAAACAATGCCTTCCGCCGCCAGCGCCGAGCCATGCTATTGGGAGCGTTGGCAGAAGCAGATGCAGAGTTTGCGAATCACCTGCCACAGAAACTGGATCAATACCCGGATCGGGCGGGGGTCTGGTGGTGGCGGGCGCGGAAGCATATTCATCGCAATCGTGCACAGATCAACCGATGGGTCTTTGGTGGGGCAATTGGAGCAGGCCTGTCTTTGGCGATTTACCGTGCATTTCTTGCCATCTTCAACGCCCAGCCAATGGGAACAGAGTTTGCGATCAATTCGTATTGGGGATTCATCATCGGGCTGGGATTGCTGTTTGGCATGGTTTTGGCTGTTCCTTTGCGCCTGATGGATTTTCAGGAACCCTCCGCCGCTTCAATCCACCCATCCAGAGGGCTTTCCATTTTGCTTGGCGCGCTTGGCTTTTGCCTCGCCAATGGATTCGTAGCCTGGCTGAATGGAATTGGCTTGAGCGCTGGCACCTTTCTGCGATTCCTTGCAGCGGCATTTCTTGCCGGACTGGGATTAAATCTCGGTCTGATGGATCAACCACAGGCGGGTTGGAGGCTGGGCAAATTAAATTGGGGAAAGCGATTGATATTGACGTCGGTTTTGTTGGCGCTGATTCAGGCTCCGGTGCTGGTCGAGGCGATGACCGGACCGGATGGAACTTACATTTTGGATAATGCGCAGTGGCTGGCTTCCTCCGTCATCGAACCAGGTGAGGCCATCAGCAACAAATACAGCCTGTATCCCGCTTTGCGAGCCGCCTTCGATCAAAACATTCCCATTGAAACCGGCAAAGCCTGTTTTGATGGGTCCGCCTCGGCAGGTTTGTTCGTCAATTGCTTCGAACAATGGTGGAGCATCCTTGACGCCGCGCTGGTTGGGGTCGTGCTGGTTGTGGGAATCACAGTGGGACTCCACTTCCCACAAACAGAATTGGGAGCGGCGTGGAGAAAGTTGATGACCCGTTTGGGGCTGGCAGGCTGA
- a CDS encoding class I SAM-dependent DNA methyltransferase, with the protein MTPQEFISKWQRVTAREKQTYQEHFLDICQLVGHQTPNEYDPTGTRFAFEMGAAKTSGGQGWADVAKLGFFGWEYKGKDADLDKAYEQLLRYRDALQNPPVLVVSDINFIVIRTNYTNLPTRTYTLGLEDLLKPESIDLLKKVFTSPEDLKPKETIESVTREAAEKFAKLAKNLRDYGETPQDVAHFLIRLLFCLFAEDIGLLPEKLFPRLLEQTRRNARDFQEVLRQLFRAMNTGGYFGSDKILHFNGGLFDDDRVLKMDGADMDIIADIDGLDWGAIKPSIFGTLFERGLDPGKRSQLGAHYTGEDDILLIVEPVLMAPLRREWKALQVECRKLKVEEEKERGKKKEGLRKKIQSALFGFMNKVDSVKVLDPACGSGNFLYVALRLLLDLQNEVAAFTEEMGINRPFVTVTPAQLYGIETNEYAHELAQMTIQIGYIQWLRDNGYGHPNEPILQKTKNIVQMDAIMSVVRPDRSQQEGPALPKSRPDRSSGDLSGLVGEPEWPAVDVIIGNPPFLGASKMRGELGEEYTKALFNFYGDRLPACDLVCYWFEKARAMIEEGKAKRAGLLATQAIRGGANRKVLERIKETGEIFWAQSDRDWILDGATVHVSMIGFDDGKEKHRILDNKNVTSINSNLTSTSDTTKANRLSENSDLAFSGTKKGGAFDIPEVLAKEFLLAAGNPSGKSNSDVIKPWLNGQAIVGTPTKNTWIIDFGNMDLSEASQYEAPFEYIKKHVFPERQKNNRARRRDYWWQHSEVAIGLRNSIKGFKRYIATPRVSKHRVFIWVDSVTTPDDGVYIFPRQDDYFFGVLHSKLHELWARSTGTQLREAESGFRYTPTSTFETFPLPYPPGKEKQNDPKVKAIAQAAKELVEQRDRWLNADLTPSPSPKGEGSLLPPRSGRAGEGSKKRTLTNLYNQRPTWLELAHKKLDDAVFAAYGWENTLSDEEILERLLALNLERSKK; encoded by the coding sequence ATCACTCCGCAGGAATTTATCAGTAAATGGCAGCGCGTAACGGCGCGCGAGAAGCAAACGTATCAGGAACATTTCCTCGATATTTGCCAATTGGTGGGGCATCAAACCCCGAACGAATACGACCCGACCGGCACGCGTTTTGCCTTTGAAATGGGCGCGGCAAAGACCAGCGGCGGACAAGGCTGGGCGGATGTGGCGAAACTCGGCTTTTTCGGTTGGGAGTACAAGGGCAAGGATGCAGACCTGGATAAAGCGTATGAACAGCTCCTCCGTTATCGTGACGCGCTTCAGAATCCGCCCGTGCTTGTGGTCTCCGACATCAACTTTATCGTCATCCGAACCAATTACACCAACCTGCCCACGCGGACGTATACTCTCGGGCTCGAGGACCTGCTCAAGCCTGAAAGTATTGACCTGCTCAAAAAAGTTTTTACCAGCCCCGAGGACCTGAAACCGAAAGAGACGATCGAAAGCGTAACGCGCGAGGCGGCGGAGAAGTTTGCCAAACTTGCCAAGAACCTGCGCGATTACGGCGAGACGCCGCAGGATGTGGCGCATTTTCTGATCCGTCTGTTGTTCTGTTTGTTCGCAGAAGATATCGGTTTATTGCCTGAGAAACTCTTCCCGCGCCTGCTCGAACAGACGCGCCGCAATGCGCGCGATTTTCAAGAAGTATTACGCCAACTCTTCCGCGCCATGAATACGGGCGGATATTTCGGCTCGGACAAGATCCTGCATTTCAACGGCGGTTTGTTCGACGATGACCGCGTGCTGAAAATGGACGGCGCGGATATGGACATCATCGCCGACATCGACGGCTTGGATTGGGGCGCAATCAAACCCTCCATCTTTGGCACTCTCTTTGAGCGCGGGCTGGATCCCGGCAAACGTTCACAACTTGGCGCGCATTACACGGGTGAAGACGATATTCTGTTGATCGTGGAGCCGGTGTTGATGGCTCCGTTGCGTCGTGAGTGGAAAGCGTTGCAGGTTGAATGTAGAAAGTTGAAGGTTGAGGAAGAAAAAGAAAGAGGAAAGAAGAAAGAGGGGTTGCGCAAGAAGATTCAGAGCGCGTTGTTCGGGTTTATGAACAAGGTGGACTCGGTGAAGGTGCTCGACCCGGCTTGCGGAAGCGGGAACTTTTTGTATGTTGCCTTGCGCCTCCTGCTGGATTTGCAGAACGAGGTGGCGGCATTCACGGAAGAAATGGGAATCAACCGCCCGTTCGTGACCGTGACCCCGGCGCAGTTGTACGGCATCGAGACCAACGAATACGCCCACGAACTGGCGCAGATGACGATCCAGATCGGCTACATCCAATGGCTGAGGGATAACGGCTACGGGCACCCCAACGAGCCAATCCTGCAAAAGACGAAGAATATTGTGCAGATGGATGCGATTATGTCCGTCGTCAGACCTGACAGGTCTCAGCAGGAAGGTCCTGCGTTACCTAAATCCAGACCTGACAGGTCTTCTGGAGACCTGTCAGGTCTTGTAGGTGAACCCGAGTGGCCCGCCGTGGATGTCATCATCGGCAATCCGCCGTTTTTGGGCGCAAGCAAAATGCGCGGAGAACTTGGCGAAGAATACACCAAAGCATTATTTAATTTTTATGGAGACAGATTACCGGCTTGTGATTTGGTTTGTTATTGGTTTGAAAAAGCACGCGCGATGATTGAAGAAGGTAAAGCTAAACGTGCCGGATTACTAGCAACACAAGCTATTCGCGGTGGGGCAAATCGAAAAGTCTTGGAAAGAATTAAAGAAACTGGGGAAATCTTTTGGGCGCAATCTGATAGAGATTGGATTTTAGATGGTGCAACTGTCCATGTTTCTATGATTGGGTTCGATGATGGAAAAGAAAAGCATCGAATTCTTGACAATAAAAACGTAACTTCAATCAACTCAAATCTTACAAGCACAAGCGATACAACAAAAGCAAATAGGCTTTCTGAAAATTCAGATTTAGCTTTTAGTGGCACGAAAAAAGGTGGTGCATTTGATATTCCAGAAGTATTAGCTAAAGAATTTTTATTAGCTGCAGGTAATCCTAGTGGTAAATCTAATAGCGATGTAATAAAACCTTGGCTAAACGGGCAAGCGATAGTTGGGACACCTACAAAAAATACTTGGATAATTGACTTTGGCAATATGGATTTATCAGAGGCAAGTCAGTACGAAGCACCTTTTGAATATATTAAGAAGCATGTATTTCCTGAAAGACAGAAAAATAATCGAGCACGCAGGCGCGATTATTGGTGGCAACATTCAGAAGTAGCAATTGGATTACGCAATTCCATCAAAGGTTTCAAAAGATATATTGCTACACCTAGAGTTTCAAAACATCGAGTATTTATTTGGGTTGATTCTGTAACAACCCCTGATGATGGAGTTTATATCTTTCCACGTCAAGATGACTATTTCTTTGGTGTCTTGCATTCCAAACTTCACGAACTCTGGGCAAGATCAACAGGCACACAATTACGAGAAGCTGAAAGTGGCTTTCGTTATACGCCAACATCCACCTTTGAAACCTTCCCCTTACCCTATCCGCCGGGGAAAGAAAAGCAAAATGACCCGAAAGTGAAAGCCATCGCGCAAGCCGCCAAGGAACTGGTCGAGCAGAGAGATCGCTGGCTGAATGCGGACCTCACCCCCAGCCCCTCTCCAAAAGGAGAGGGGAGCTTGCTCCCTCCCCGCTCGGGGAGGGCTGGGGAGGGGTCGAAAAAGCGCACGCTCACGAACCTATACAACCAACGTCCCACCTGGCTGGAACTGGCGCATAAAAAGCTCGACGACGCCGTCTTCGCCGCCTATGGCTGGGAGAACACTCTGTCCGATGAGGAGATATTGGAGAGGTTGTTGGCGTTGAATTTGGAGAGAAGCAAGAAATAG